The window TCGAGATCATCGACCACGAGAAGTCGATAGCCCCACGAACCCTCCTTGACTGGAACGCCCCTGCCTTCGAGTTCTGCGCGTAGCGCATCGAGCGCGGCGACCGCGACCTCGTATGTTGCTGGCTCGACGTTCAGGGAGATGAAGATCACTCCCTTGCCAATCTTCTCCGGAGCCATGTTGTTGGCCAGGATGAAAGCGCTGCCCTGCCGGTCGACCTCTGCGACGCGCGCGCTGCCTTCCTCGTCGTAGCGCCATGGGCTCGTGAAGCCGAGCAGGTCAATGTAAAAGCGAAGCGAAGCATCAACGTCCTTGACGTGCAAGATGGGGCGTGCGAACCAGTCCGTCATGGACAACGTCTCCTCGAATTAAAGGTTTCACAAAAGACTCTTTGTGAGACGAGCAGTCGGTCAGAAAATTGGCTGCAGTACTATCCGGCCGTACGCGATGAACGCCATGATAAGGCCCAGCACGCCGCTCATGATCATGGGCGCGACCTCGCGGTACTTGACATGCACGCCGACGAATACGAGGCTCTCGACCGCGAGGACCGTGGCGGCCAGGATGGTCAGCGGCGGCTGCCAATGGAACGCGGCGGGGACGATGAGCCCGACCGTGCATATGAGTTCCAGGATGCCGAGAGTCATCCAGACGTTTCGCGGCAAGGCGCCAAAGGATGGGACGTCCTGGCTTACCTTGTCGAACAGGAAGACCTTCATGACGCCCGACGATCCGTACAGGAACGCGGCGAGGACTTGCAGGACCCATAACAGTATGTTCATCGTGGCCTCTTTCCGGTTTCCGCGTCAACGCGCAGGGCGGTTTCTTCCCGCGCTACCCACTTTCTTAGCCATGGTGAGCCTGAACAACCCGATGATAATTCCCTTTGGTGTTACCGGTTACTAAGAATGTGGAACAGCGAGCTGATTGGCAGCCGTCGCGATAACACGCTCGACGGCGCTGACGATTGCGTCG is drawn from Acidicapsa acidisoli and contains these coding sequences:
- a CDS encoding VOC family protein — its product is MTDWFARPILHVKDVDASLRFYIDLLGFTSPWRYDEEGSARVAEVDRQGSAFILANNMAPEKIGKGVIFISLNVEPATYEVAVAALDALRAELEGRGVPVKEGSWGYRLLVVDDLDGNQLLFNYPSETASGKIPEDDDAA
- a CDS encoding DoxX family protein; the protein is MNILLWVLQVLAAFLYGSSGVMKVFLFDKVSQDVPSFGALPRNVWMTLGILELICTVGLIVPAAFHWQPPLTILAATVLAVESLVFVGVHVKYREVAPMIMSGVLGLIMAFIAYGRIVLQPIF